A window of Prolixibacter sp. SD074 contains these coding sequences:
- the hflX gene encoding GTPase HflX: MAESYNTAQEKEKAVLVGLIHSKQDERQAKEYLDELDFLADTAGAEVQGKFFQRLEVPNPATFVGPGKLQEIIDFVKVHDIDVVIFDDELSPTQLRNIERALNLKILDRTNLILDIFARRAQTAHAKTQVELAQYQYMLPRLTRMWTHLERQRGGIGLRGPGETQIETDRRIILDKIARLKAQLERIDKQKATQRKNRGKMVRVALVGYTNVGKSTIMNMLSKSDVFAENKLFATLDTTVRKVVVGNLPFLLADTVGFIRKLPHNLVESFKSTLDETREADILLHVVDISHPGFEEQIEVVDETLAEIGAADKTKFYVFNKIDAFSYVEKEEDDLSPVTRENLTLEDWQHSWMAKDQGPSIFISAKERENVEEFKKLIYDEVKKIHVTRFPYNDFLYDYYPEGG, translated from the coding sequence ATGGCAGAATCCTATAACACAGCACAGGAAAAAGAAAAGGCTGTGCTCGTCGGTCTGATTCACTCAAAACAGGATGAACGGCAGGCGAAAGAGTATCTTGATGAACTGGATTTTCTGGCTGATACAGCTGGAGCAGAAGTCCAGGGAAAGTTTTTTCAGCGTTTGGAAGTGCCCAACCCAGCTACGTTTGTAGGACCGGGCAAATTGCAGGAGATCATCGACTTTGTGAAGGTTCACGATATCGATGTGGTTATTTTTGATGATGAGCTGTCGCCAACCCAGTTACGAAATATTGAACGGGCATTGAACCTGAAAATTCTGGATCGGACCAATTTGATTTTGGACATTTTTGCCCGAAGAGCTCAGACTGCCCATGCAAAAACACAGGTGGAGCTGGCACAATATCAGTATATGTTACCCCGGTTGACCCGGATGTGGACACACCTGGAACGGCAACGCGGAGGTATTGGGTTACGTGGCCCGGGGGAAACGCAGATTGAAACAGACCGTCGTATTATCCTGGATAAAATTGCCCGGCTGAAAGCCCAGCTGGAACGAATCGACAAGCAAAAAGCTACCCAGCGCAAAAATCGTGGTAAGATGGTTCGGGTGGCGTTAGTCGGATACACCAATGTCGGGAAGTCGACCATCATGAATATGCTGAGCAAATCGGATGTATTTGCCGAGAATAAACTTTTTGCAACGCTCGATACGACTGTGCGTAAGGTGGTGGTAGGGAACCTTCCATTTTTGCTTGCCGATACGGTTGGTTTTATCCGAAAGTTGCCGCATAATCTGGTCGAGTCGTTTAAATCGACGTTGGACGAGACCCGGGAAGCAGATATTCTTTTGCATGTAGTCGACATTTCGCATCCTGGCTTTGAAGAACAGATCGAAGTAGTGGACGAGACTTTGGCGGAGATTGGCGCTGCGGACAAAACTAAATTTTATGTCTTCAATAAAATCGATGCTTTTTCTTACGTTGAAAAAGAAGAGGATGATTTGAGCCCGGTTACCCGCGAAAACCTGACATTGGAGGATTGGCAGCATTCGTGGATGGCAAAGGATCAGGGGCCATCGATCTTTATTTCGGCCAAAGAGCGGGAAAATGTGGAGGAGTTTAAGAAACTGATTTACGATGAGGTGAAGAAGATTCATGTGACCCGCTTCCCATACAATGATTTTTTGTACGATTACTACCCGGAAGGGGGGTAA
- a CDS encoding pectinesterase family protein — translation MEVYLNSLVADIMQNEGSVTTAVGELKKYRPAEGYLQPTDPKAEYPAHPHDCQNNARQYFTNCHIEGTTDFIFGSSTAVFNDCDILCKKQSSITAARTPKGQPFGYVFMNCKINADPEISQVYLDRPWRAYAKVVFMNCELGRFINPEGWSNWHDTDRYKTAFYTEFHNTGTGANTTQRVSWPHQLTNKQEQKYTVENILGLNSRKRID, via the coding sequence GTGGAAGTTTACCTCAACAGCCTGGTGGCCGATATCATGCAAAATGAAGGAAGCGTGACAACTGCTGTAGGTGAGCTAAAAAAATATCGCCCCGCTGAAGGTTATTTACAACCAACGGACCCAAAAGCTGAATATCCGGCACACCCACACGATTGTCAAAACAATGCCCGGCAATACTTCACAAATTGTCACATCGAAGGTACCACCGATTTCATTTTTGGTTCGTCCACCGCTGTATTCAATGATTGTGATATCCTATGTAAAAAGCAATCCTCCATTACAGCAGCCAGGACACCAAAAGGCCAGCCATTCGGGTATGTTTTTATGAATTGCAAAATCAACGCAGACCCCGAAATCAGTCAGGTTTACCTGGACCGTCCGTGGCGGGCCTATGCGAAGGTAGTTTTCATGAATTGCGAACTCGGACGTTTTATCAATCCTGAAGGATGGAGCAACTGGCATGATACCGATCGATACAAAACGGCTTTCTACACTGAATTTCACAACACCGGGACCGGTGCCAATACAACGCAACGCGTTTCGTGGCCGCATCAGTTAACCAATAAACAGGAGCAGAAATATACCGTGGAAAATATCCTCGGATTAAACAGCCGGAAAAGGATTGATTGA
- a CDS encoding DUF5123 domain-containing protein: MHNDIFVALTDSDIHATSVDPGYTDAANGGFTISNQTLMDNQVGDPRWLPAQ; encoded by the coding sequence GTGCACAATGATATCTTCGTAGCACTGACAGATTCCGATATCCATGCCACCAGCGTTGACCCGGGTTATACCGATGCAGCCAACGGTGGCTTCACCATCAGCAATCAAACATTAATGGACAACCAGGTAGGTGACCCACGTTGGCTTCCTGCTCAATAA